A window of Hymenobacter siberiensis genomic DNA:
GTTTGCCCAGAACATGCGCGGCAAGTTCCTGCTCGTGCACGGCACCGGCGACGACAACGTGCATTTCCAGAACTCCATCGCCTTCGTCGATGCCCTCATCAAGGCCAACAAGGACTACCAGACGCTGTACTACCCCAACCGCAACCACGGCATTTCGGGCGGCAACACCCGCCTGCACCTCTACCGCCAGATGACTAATTTCGTGCTGCAGAACCTGTAGTCGAACCATCCCGAAAAGCAATGGCCCGGCGCCGCCTCGCATAGTTGCGGGCGGCACCGGGCCATTGCTTTGCCATGAATTGGGTCGCGGGCTACAGCTTCAACAGCCGGCGCGTCGTCTGCTGGCTGGGGTTGCGCACCCGTAGCAGGTACACGCCGGCGGGCACGGCCCGCACGTCCAGCAACTGGCGGCTGCTACCCGGCACCGCCTGGCTTAGGACCACCTGCCCGCTCAGGCTTATGATTTCGACGGTGCTGGCCTGGGCAGGCCAGGCGGTCAAATCGACCTGCACCTGGTCGGCCACTGGGTTGGGGCTGACGGTGAAATCAGCAGCGCGGGTTTCCGCCGTCACCGCTGCCACGGGCGAGAAGGAAAACGTACCATCCAAATCAACCTGCCGCAGGCGGTAGTAGCTCAGGCCGGCCAGGGGCTGGGCATCGGCCGCTTGGTAGTCAATACTGGCCGTGGAATTGCCCTGTGCTTTAACAATCATAATTTTGGCAAACTCCTGGCCATTGGCACTGCGCTCAATGGCGAAGTAGGCGCTGTTTTTCTCCGAGGCGGTGGCCCAGCTCAGGGCCACCCGGCCGGCAGTGGGCGTGGCGGCAAAGTGGGTGAGCTCCACGGGCAGCGGGGCTACAACGCAAGCCATTACGGTAGCCGCCACCGAGCCCGACTGCACGTTGAAGCCTTTGTTGGTGACTGGTCCGGCACCCGGCGTGCTGTCGCAGAAATCCAGCAGGCCCGAGGCCCCAAAGCCAAAGAAGGAATTGGTGCTCACGCCCGCCACGCGCACGCTGCCGCTGGTTGCCGTCGGCGAGCCGTTGAAGGTGCCGCTGTTGGTAAAGTTGCCGGTGACGTTCAGGCGCCCGGCATTGGTGAAGACGCCGCTGCTCACATTCTCAAAATACCCGGCGGCGGCGCTCAGCGTGATGGTGCCGTTGTTGACGGTGGTGGCCTTGTTGCTGTAGTAAGTGCCCGGGCTGATGGTGCCGTTGTTGGTGGTGGTGGCCCCGGAGTTTTGGTTGTCGTAGTAGCCGCCGGGCGCAATGCGGCCGTTGTTGGTGGTGGTGCCCCCGTTCACGTAGTTTCCGCCGGGGTTGATGGCGCTGTTCACCACCACGGTGCCGGAGCTCGAGCCGGTGATGAAATTGCCGGTGGGGTTCAGGGTGCCGCTGTTGGTGGTTTTGCCGCCGTTGTTGGTATAAGCAGCCGTGGCAATGGTAGCCCCGGCATTGTTGGTAAGCGTGCCGCCGGTCACCGTCACCGAAGCCGTGGCCGTGATGCTGTTGGCATTGGTGGTGGTGCCGCCGCTCTGGGCATAGGTTGCCGCCACAATGGTTCCGCTCGCACTGTTGGTGGTGGTCCCGGAATTAATGTACGCGGCTGCCACGTTTATCGCGCCGTTGTTGGTGATGGTGCCGCTGTTGGTGTAGGTAGTACCGCTGGCAGTCAGACTGATGGTGCCGTTATTGGTGATAGTCCCGCTGGTGACATAGCTGGTAGTAGGGGTAATGGTACCGGTATTGGCAAGGGTGCCACTGGTCGAAAAGCTGCTGGCATTCCAGACGGCGCGGTTATCAATGCTACCGGCGCTGCTGATGCCCGCATTGGTATTTACCGTGCCCGCATAATTGATGATGGAGGTGCCGGCAGAGGGCGAAATGCTGTTGCTGAAGGTGAGCGTGGGCGTGCCACCGTTGCTCGCGTTGCTGATGGTGGTGGAACCGCCAAAGGCCATCGAACCAATCGTGGCCGTGGCCCCGGCGCGGTTGCTGAAGGTATTGGTGCCCAAAGGAAATGTAATGGCTGCGGTCCAGGTGCCATCATTGGTCAGGGTAAAATTTCCCGTGCCGGAGTTCTGCACCGGCTGCGACCACGTTGCCCCGGCATTGTTGGTGAGCGTGAAGTTGGTGCTGATGCCCCCCAGCGTGTTTGTCCAGGCACCGGAGTTGACGATGGTTACCGGGTTGGTTTTCACCCCGTAGCTAATGGCATTCCAGGTGCCGGTATTGTTGATGGTCAGGCCATTGAGTGGCGAAAATTGCGGCCCACCCGGCCCCCAGCTCCCGGCATTGTTTACGGTGCTGCCCACGGCTATGCCACTGTAAAAGTTGCCCGTCCAGGTGGCCCCGGCGTTGTTGTTGATGGTGGCGGCGGCACTAATGCTGTTGCTGCTGCCGCTGATGGTGCTGCCGGAATTATTGTTGACGGTGCAGCCCGTTGCGGTCACACTCAATGCGCCGCCGTAGCTGATGCTGTTAAAATTGACCGTGCAGTTGCTATTGGCCAGGGTAATACTGCCTGAATAGCCGCCGCTTACGTTGATGGTGGTCCCGGGGAAGCTGGTGGTGTATGCCGTACTGCCACTCGTGAGGGAAACCTGCGCGAAGGCAGCTGGCCCTACCACCATCAGCAACAATAACAGGAGAATGCGGCAGCAACGGCCAGTATCGGACAAAACGCAGAAGAAAGAAGCATTTATAAAAAAAATCATATATAAACTTTAAGCGAAATTTTAAGCAGAACAAATGTATGATTTAGCCTCTGCAAACCAATATATTACCTAATACTGGCTCACGGATAAAGAGGCCCGTGCTGATTGCAAATGGCTTCACTCTACGACCAACGCCCTGTATCACCCAATGAAACTCTGTTTTTGGCCGACCAACAATTCTCCATCTTTTTTGGGCTACTGCGCTTTTTTTCGGACTGCTGATTGCACCGGCTCATAGGATGGGCAGCGAGGACCGGCCAACCCGTTACGGCTGGTCGCAAGTTGAAGTCAACCTGGTTGTCAAGGCTTCAACTGTTCAGCACGCTGGTGCAGCTTCTTCCCGCCGGTACGACGGTTCGTCTGGCCCAGGCGATGGTTCGGCAACTGCGGCTTTGCCCAGCGGCCTGCCCCTTGCCACCTTTGGAACATGAAAACGCCCTCCCTTACCTGCCCGGTCTTGTTCCGCCTCTTTTTCTCGCTGCTGCTGCTCGCCACAACCAGCACCTACGCCGCGCCCTCGCTTCTAGCGAATGGCACGCCCACCGTCACCACCTCCGATGGGGTGCGCCTATATGTGCGGGTGGAGGGCCAGGGCCGCCCCTGCGTGTTTGTGCACGGCGGCCCCGGCGCGGGCTCCGAAGTGCAGGAAACCCTGGCCGGCCCCCTACTGGAGCAGCACTTCCAGATGATTTACCTGGACCAGCGCGGCAGCGGCCGCTCGGCCAGCTCAACTACCAAAAGCTACGGCCTGGCCCGCCAGGTGCAGGATTTGGAGGAGCTGCGCCAGCAGTTGCACCTCGATAAGTAGGTGCTGCTTTCGCACTCTTTCGGCGGCCTCATTGCCACGGCCTATGCCCGGCAGTACCCCGGGCATGTGCTGGGGCTGGTGCTCAGCAACAGTATTCTGAACCTGCCGGCCTCCATGGAAAGCCTGGCTACCAATGGCTACGCCCTGCTGCCGTCCGCCGCCCGCGCAGCCGTCGATACCACCGCGCCGCTGCCCCAGCGCTTCGGCATGGTGATGGGCCTGCTCAACCAGCAGCACCTCATGGACCAGCTCATGTACAGCGCCGACTCTACGGTCGCCCGCGTGGGCCGCATCAAGCCCGCCCAGCCGGCCAACCACGACTTTGCGGCCTCCCTCTACCAGCCCGGCGTCATCGACGGCTACCTCGAAGATTTCACGGTGGCCACTCCGGCCCTGCGGATGCCCGTGCTGGTGCTGCCCGGCCAGGCCGATGCCGTGACCGGTCCCCAGCACCAGTCCTTCCACTTCCCCAACCAGCGCGTGGTGCCCATGCCGGGCAAGCACAATGCCCTGCTCGAAAGCCCACGCGAAGTGAGCCGGGCGCTGGCCGCCTTCGTGCGCCAGCTGCCGGGCTAGCGCCTACCCGCTTCTTCCACAGCAAGGCCATCCATTTCGGGTGGCCTTTTTTATTTCCATTGAAGCCAAAAAAGACGATGGCCGCCACGGGGCAGCCCTCCCGCTTCACCCTATTTGGATAATGGTCTGGAGCATGCGGCCGGCAGTTCGGCCGGCATCGTTCCCGGCGTCGTTTGCGCTAATATAAAGCTGTTTGCGAGCATCTTATTGCAGCTTATGGCTCTACTATTGGAGTTATTCAGAAAGTCACAAAAGGTACTCAGACGGTCATGCTTCGCTGCGCTCTGCATGACCGTTCGGGGACTTTCTAAACAGCTTCATTATGCTACTGGCACTGGTCAGCTCTTTCCCGGCCTTCGCCCAAACGGGCGGCGCGGTTTATGGCCTCTTTGGCTACGCCTCGATGACGACCGGCACCACCGGCGGCGCGGGCGGCACCAGCGTGACGGTGAGCACCGGCACGGCGCTGCAAGCCGCTATTAGCAAGCCGCTATTAGGAACAAGAGCACGCAGCCGCTCACCATTTACATCAACGGCACTATCACGCTGGCCAACTCGCCAACGCTGACCAAAATTGATGTGAAGGACGTGAGCGACCTGTCCATCATTGGCTTCGACCGGCTGGGCGAGTTCGTCGGCATTGGCCTGAAAGTGTTTCGGGCCAACAACATCATCCTGCAAAACCTGAAAGTGCACAACGTACTGGCCGCTATGGGCGATGGCGACTGCATCAGTATCGAAGGCCCGGCCAACCACATCTGGGTCGACCACTGCGAGATGTACAACGTGTACCAAGGTGTGGGCACCGACGACTACGACGGCCTGCTCGACGCCAAGGCCGACTGCCAGTACATCCCCTACTCCTGGAATTTCCTGCACGACGGCTGGAAGGCCAGCCTTTGCGGCTGTACCGAAACCGACAACTTCGACCGTAAAATCACCTACCACCACAACCGCTTCGAGAACATCAACTCGCGCCTGCCGCTGTTCCGCTTCGGCACCGGCCACGTTTTCAACAACTACTACAAGGACATTGCCTCTACCTGCGTGAACGCGCGCATGGGGGCTTGCCTCAAAATCGAGAACAACTACTATGAAAACAGCCGCAACCCCTACGTGGCCGCCTACAGCCCGCTGGATGGTTACGGCGACATCGTGGGCAACACCCTCGTCAACAGCCCCTTCGCATATGCCTCCGATGTGCATTTGCTCACGGCCTGCACCGCCGTGGTGCCCTACGTGTACACCAGCGTGCTAAACCCGGCCGCCAACGTACCGGCCATTGTGGTGGCCAACGCGGGCATTGGCAAAGTGGGCCCCACGCTGGCCACGGGCACGTATTCGGTCACGGCCTCGGCGCTGGGCCAGGGCACCGTGTCGCCGGCCAGCGGCATCTACAACCTAGGCCAGAGCGTGACGCTCACGGCCACGCCCGGCATTGGGTGGCAGTTTGCCGGCTGGAGCGGCGACACCACCATGACCACCAACCCGCTCCCCTTCCGGGTGCACGGCAGCAAGGCAGTGCGGGCCACGTTCACACTCATTCCCGGTACCGGCGCGCCCGGCCCGCTCATCCGCATCGAGGACACCAACACGCCTGCCACCGGCCTGTGCAGCTTCGACGGCGTGGTGAGCAACAACACCGGGACCGACAACGGCGCGGTTATCAACCTCACCAACTCGTAGGGCCGGGCCATTGCCTGGAAAGTGGAAGTGGCCCCGCCGGCGCCTACGAGCTGAAATGGCGCTATTCCAACAGCAGCGCCAGCTCGGGCTTCACCAGCCAGCTCAGCATCAACGGCTTGTTGGTGAGCCCGGTGGCACCTTTCCCACGCACGGCCAGCAGCAGCACCTTCGGCTTCGCTACCCAAAACGTAACGCTGGCCAACGGCGTGAACGAAATCCGCCTCGAAACCACCGCCGTCGCTTCTTTTGCCGATATCGACTGGCTGGAAATCACCGGCAACTGCATTGTGCCCACTAACTGTGCCAATGCCGTGGGCAGCGTGCAAGTGCTGGCCACCAGAGCCAGCGCAGGAGCCGCCACGCCCCAAGTATCGGCCAACCCCAACCCCACGGCCGGGGCCACCACCTTCGAGGTGACGCTGCCCACCGCCAGCCCCGTCCGCATTGCTCTGTTCAGCCTCACCGGCGCAAAAGTGGCCGACGTGCCGGTAAGCGCCGCCACCTTGGGTGCGGGCAGTCATCAGATTAACTACCCGACCACCAAGCTACCCGCCGGCGTCTACATCTACGCGGTGAGCACGAATGGCGGCACATACCGCGCCAAGCTGATGGTGGAATAACCTGTCGCCGCTAGTCATCATTCGCTTTACTCAGGATGACAGCTTTTTACCGGCGAGTACCGCGCACCATGCGCGCCTTTCCGAACATATCAGGCAATACGCGCACATCCTCAAAGTTATCCGGCGTGAGCAAATCTGCCGTTTCAATTCCCAGTAACTCGTTAATTTCCAGATATATACTTCCGCCAGTGCGCAGCAGTGCCCGGCCCACTTCGGCCAGCCGGCGGTAGAACAGTAGCGGGTCGGCATCGGGCACGAACAGCGCGGTGGCGGGCTCCCAGGCCAGCACGTTGTCGCGCATTGCGGGGCGCTCGCTTTCGCGCACGTAGGGCGGGTTGCTTACCAGAATATCCAACGAGCCGAGGGCAATTCCCTTCGGTAATCCATTCAGAATATCAACCTGCTCAAACGCCACTCCGGGCGCGAAACGGGCGGCATTGCGCTGGGCCACAGCCAGCGCTTCGGCCGAAATATCCACGGCCAGCACCTCGGTGGCGGGCAGTGCGCGGGCCAGTCCCAGCGCCAGGCAGCCCGAGCCCGTGCCCACGTCGAGCACGCGCAGGCCCGTCCGGCCCGCCTGCTCCTGCCGGATAAGATGCACCAGCTCTTCGGTTTCGGGGCGCGGAATGAGGGTGGCGGGCGTCACCTCCAGCTCCATATCGACAAAGTAGGCGATGCCCAGCACGTACTGCACCGGCTCGTGGGTCAGCAGGCGGGCCAGTAGCGGCTGCAGTGCGGCTTCCGCGCCGTCGGCGATGGGTTGCTGGGCCTCCATCATGCGCTCCAGGGCATCGAGCTGCAGCAGGTGCTCGGCGACGAGCGCGGCAATGGCTTGCGCTTCGGGCTGGGGGTAGATGGGGAGTAGCGCAGTAGTAACCGAGGTGGTGAATTGGCGAACGTTCATTACAACAAAGGTAGCGCCGCGCCCCAGCGGCGGCCCGGCCCTTACCTTCGCCCCCATGGAAAACGATGATGCCCTGTTCATGCGCCGCGCCCTCGATTTGGCACTGCTTGGCACTGGCTACGCCCGGCCCAACCCCCTGGTAGGCTGCGTAGTAACGCACAAAGGCCGCATTATTGGCGAGGGCTGGCACAAAAAGTACGGCGGCCCCCACGCCGAAGCAAATGCCCTGGCGGCGGTAGAAAACCAGGAGCTGCTGAAAAAAAGCCGCGTGTACGTGACGCTGGAGCCCTGCGCCCACCACGGCAAAACGCCACCCTGCGCCGATTTGCTCATTGCCAAGGGAGTACCCGAAGTGGTGATTTGCAACGAGGACCCCTTCCCGCTGGTGGCCGGGCGCGGCATCGAGAAGCTGCGCGCCGCCGGCGTGCACGTCGAAACCGGCTTGCTGGCCGAAGAAGGCCGCTGGCTGAACCGGCGCTTCTTCACCTTCCACGAGAAAAAACGGCCTTATCTGGTGCTGAAATGGGCCGAAACAGCCGACGGCTTCCTGGCCGGGCGCTATTTCCAGCAGGTGCAAATCAGTGGGCCGCAGGCGGGGCTGCTCACGCACAAGTGGCGCACCGAGGAGCAGGGCATTCTGGTGGGCACGCGCACGGCGCTGCACGACAACCCCCGCCTGAGCGCCCGCGAATGGCCCGGAGCCCAACCCACGCGCCTCGTCATCGACAAAAACCTGAGCCTGCCGCCCACTCACAACCTGCTCGACGGCTCGCAGCCCACCATCATCTACACCTACCGCCAGGCGCGCCACGCCACCAACCTCGACCACGTCATGCTTTCCGAAGCCGATGACCTCATGCCCCAGGTGCTAGCCGACCTCTACCAGCGCCAGGTGCAATCGGTGCTGGTCGAAGGCGGCCCCACGGTGCTCAACGCGCTGCTGAACGCCGGGCTTTGGGATGAAATCCGCGTGTTCCGCTCGCCCATGAAGCTGGGCCAGGGCATTGCCGCGCCACGCCTGGGCCACGGCGGCCTGCGCGAGCGCACAAACGTTGGGGCCGATGAGCTGTTTTGGTACGTGAACGATAAGTAACGCGGACTTTTAGTCCGCGGACGCGCCTTTAAAATACGTCTATCTAAAATTCATCCGCGGACTAAAACCACGCGCTACAAGCAATTATGGCCGAAACCCTCGCCCTCGACACCACGCTCACCAAAGCCGAGCAGTACCGGCAGCTCCTGCCCCAAATCCAAGCCCTCACCACCGGCGAGCCCGACCTGGTTGCCAACCTGGCCAACACGGCCGCCGCGCTGCGGCAGGCGTTCGGCTTTTTCTGGGTCGGCTTCTACCTCGTGAAAGGCGAAGAGCTGGTGCTGGGCCCATTCCAGGGGCCCATCGCCTGCACGCGCATCCGCCAGGGCAAGGGCGTGTGCGGAGCCAGCTGGGCCCGAGCCGACACCATCCTCGTACCCGACGTGGAGGCTTTCCCCGGCCACATCGCCTGCAGCTCCGATTCGAAATCTGAAATCGTGGTGCCCATTCTCAAAGGCGGCCTGGTCGTGGCCGTACTCGATGTCGACAGCGACCAGCTCAACGATTTCGACCAAGACGACCAAACTGCGCTGGAGCAGCTGATGCAGCTGGCGGCCACCTGGTTCTGACCACGGATTAGCGCGGATTTTAGCGGATTTCACGGATTTTGTGGGCGATTATTGCCAGTCATCCGGAGACTCATAAAGGTGTCAGGAGAACAAAAAAGGCTTGCCGATTGGCAAGCCTTTTTTGTTGATTTTAATCGTCCACAAAATCCGTGAAATCCGCACTAATCCGTGGTCAGACCTTTAGCTGGCAAATGACGGTTTCGCCGCCTTTTACCTTCTGGCCCAGCTCCACTTTCACTTCGGTATCCAGCGGCACGAACACATCGACGCGTGAGCCGAACTTGATGAAGCCGAACTCTTCGCCCTGGCTCACTTCGTCGCCCTCGTTCACGTACCACACAATGCGGCGGGCCATGGCCCCGGCAATCTGCCGGAAGAGCACAAGCGGGCCGGCATCGGACTCTACCACCACGGTGGTACGCTCGTTTTGGGTACT
This region includes:
- a CDS encoding T9SS type A sorting domain-containing protein, whose translation is MSDTGRCCRILLLLLLMVVGPAAFAQVSLTSGSTAYTTSFPGTTINVSGGYSGSITLANSNCTVNFNSISYGGALSVTATGCTVNNNSGSTISGSSNSISAAATINNNAGATWTGNFYSGIAVGSTVNNAGSWGPGGPQFSPLNGLTINNTGTWNAISYGVKTNPVTIVNSGAWTNTLGGISTNFTLTNNAGATWSQPVQNSGTGNFTLTNDGTWTAAITFPLGTNTFSNRAGATATIGSMAFGGSTTISNASNGGTPTLTFSNSISPSAGTSIINYAGTVNTNAGISSAGSIDNRAVWNASSFSTSGTLANTGTITPTTSYVTSGTITNNGTISLTASGTTYTNSGTITNNGAINVAAAYINSGTTTNSASGTIVAATYAQSGGTTTNANSITATASVTVTGGTLTNNAGATIATAAYTNNGGKTTNSGTLNPTGNFITGSSSGTVVVNSAINPGGNYVNGGTTTNNGRIAPGGYYDNQNSGATTTNNGTISPGTYYSNKATTVNNGTITLSAAAGYFENVSSGVFTNAGRLNVTGNFTNSGTFNGSPTATSGSVRVAGVSTNSFFGFGASGLLDFCDSTPGAGPVTNKGFNVQSGSVAATVMACVVAPLPVELTHFAATPTAGRVALSWATASEKNSAYFAIERSANGQEFAKIMIVKAQGNSTASIDYQAADAQPLAGLSYYRLRQVDLDGTFSFSPVAAVTAETRAADFTVSPNPVADQVQVDLTAWPAQASTVEIISLSGQVVLSQAVPGSSRQLLDVRAVPAGVYLLRVRNPSQQTTRRLLKL
- a CDS encoding pectate lyase family protein yields the protein MSDLSIIGFDRLGEFVGIGLKVFRANNIILQNLKVHNVLAAMGDGDCISIEGPANHIWVDHCEMYNVYQGVGTDDYDGLLDAKADCQYIPYSWNFLHDGWKASLCGCTETDNFDRKITYHHNRFENINSRLPLFRFGTGHVFNNYYKDIASTCVNARMGACLKIENNYYENSRNPYVAAYSPLDGYGDIVGNTLVNSPFAYASDVHLLTACTAVVPYVYTSVLNPAANVPAIVVANAGIGKVGPTLATGTYSVTASALGQGTVSPASGIYNLGQSVTLTATPGIGWQFAGWSGDTTMTTNPLPFRVHGSKAVRATFTLIPGTGAPGPLIRIEDTNTPATGLCSFDGVVSNNTGTDNGAVINLTNS
- a CDS encoding T9SS type A sorting domain-containing protein; this encodes MQLRRRGEQQHRDRQRRGYQPHQLVGPGHCLESGSGPAGAYELKWRYSNSSASSGFTSQLSINGLLVSPVAPFPRTASSSTFGFATQNVTLANGVNEIRLETTAVASFADIDWLEITGNCIVPTNCANAVGSVQVLATRASAGAATPQVSANPNPTAGATTFEVTLPTASPVRIALFSLTGAKVADVPVSAATLGAGSHQINYPTTKLPAGVYIYAVSTNGGTYRAKLMVE
- the prmC gene encoding peptide chain release factor N(5)-glutamine methyltransferase, with amino-acid sequence MNVRQFTTSVTTALLPIYPQPEAQAIAALVAEHLLQLDALERMMEAQQPIADGAEAALQPLLARLLTHEPVQYVLGIAYFVDMELEVTPATLIPRPETEELVHLIRQEQAGRTGLRVLDVGTGSGCLALGLARALPATEVLAVDISAEALAVAQRNAARFAPGVAFEQVDILNGLPKGIALGSLDILVSNPPYVRESERPAMRDNVLAWEPATALFVPDADPLLFYRRLAEVGRALLRTGGSIYLEINELLGIETADLLTPDNFEDVRVLPDMFGKARMVRGTRR
- the ribD gene encoding bifunctional diaminohydroxyphosphoribosylaminopyrimidine deaminase/5-amino-6-(5-phosphoribosylamino)uracil reductase RibD, whose product is MENDDALFMRRALDLALLGTGYARPNPLVGCVVTHKGRIIGEGWHKKYGGPHAEANALAAVENQELLKKSRVYVTLEPCAHHGKTPPCADLLIAKGVPEVVICNEDPFPLVAGRGIEKLRAAGVHVETGLLAEEGRWLNRRFFTFHEKKRPYLVLKWAETADGFLAGRYFQQVQISGPQAGLLTHKWRTEEQGILVGTRTALHDNPRLSAREWPGAQPTRLVIDKNLSLPPTHNLLDGSQPTIIYTYRQARHATNLDHVMLSEADDLMPQVLADLYQRQVQSVLVEGGPTVLNALLNAGLWDEIRVFRSPMKLGQGIAAPRLGHGGLRERTNVGADELFWYVNDK
- a CDS encoding GAF domain-containing protein — encoded protein: MAETLALDTTLTKAEQYRQLLPQIQALTTGEPDLVANLANTAAALRQAFGFFWVGFYLVKGEELVLGPFQGPIACTRIRQGKGVCGASWARADTILVPDVEAFPGHIACSSDSKSEIVVPILKGGLVVAVLDVDSDQLNDFDQDDQTALEQLMQLAATWF